In Microcoleus sp. FACHB-831, the following proteins share a genomic window:
- the uvsE gene encoding UV DNA damage repair endonuclease UvsE, which yields MQNIKLPELGLVCITASNQVRYRALTRKRLLQFNDAEQAQLLRQLYQDNLQRLNKALDFCVDNEIKLYRVTSAIFPFADTPVGEAVLDEFNEELRLTGDRAKNLGIRIVVHPDQFVVLSSDNPDVIENSIKILAMQAMIFDKLGLERSPWAMMEIHGGKSDRSERLISVIRDLPDAIRTRLALENDEYAYSAQEILEVCHAAKVPMVFDAHHHVIHEHLDTYEHPSVAEILTAARTTWPVPEWQLVHISNGEAEFGDRHHSDLITTMPTCYRDAPWIEVEAKLKEQAIQKLREEWLMVAPTKVAATV from the coding sequence ATGCAGAATATTAAATTACCGGAACTTGGTTTGGTATGCATCACAGCGTCGAACCAAGTGCGATATCGCGCTCTCACCCGCAAGCGGTTGTTGCAATTCAACGATGCAGAACAAGCGCAACTCTTGCGGCAATTATATCAAGATAACTTGCAACGGCTGAATAAAGCGCTTGATTTTTGTGTCGATAATGAGATAAAGCTTTATAGAGTCACATCGGCGATATTTCCCTTTGCAGATACGCCAGTGGGTGAGGCGGTGCTGGATGAGTTTAATGAAGAGTTGCGGCTAACAGGCGATCGCGCGAAAAATCTGGGAATTAGAATAGTTGTACACCCAGATCAATTTGTTGTCCTCAGTTCAGATAACCCTGATGTGATTGAGAACAGCATCAAAATTCTCGCAATGCAAGCGATGATTTTTGATAAATTGGGGTTAGAGCGATCGCCTTGGGCGATGATGGAGATACACGGTGGTAAGAGCGATCGCTCAGAGAGATTAATTAGCGTCATTCGCGATTTACCAGATGCAATTCGCACTCGACTGGCACTAGAAAACGACGAATACGCCTACAGCGCACAAGAGATTTTAGAGGTTTGCCACGCTGCTAAGGTGCCGATGGTATTTGACGCGCACCACCACGTCATTCACGAGCATTTGGATACTTATGAACACCCTAGCGTTGCTGAAATATTAACAGCGGCACGCACGACTTGGCCAGTACCAGAATGGCAGCTAGTCCATATCTCCAACGGCGAGGCAGAGTTCGGCGATCGCCATCATAGCGATTTGATTACAACGATGCCAACTTGCTATCGCGATGCTCCCTGGATTGAGGTGGAAGCCAAGCTTAAAGAACAAGCAATCCAAAAACTCCGGGAAGAGTGGCTGATGGTTGCACCCACGAAGGTAGCCGCGACAGTCTGA
- the ftsH3 gene encoding ATP-dependent zinc metalloprotease FtsH3, giving the protein MNKRWRNAGLYALLAIVVIALATTYLEKQGQGPTTWKYSEFIQKVQEGRIERVILSGDRTKAQFTDPDRPSDSKVVVNLPNDPELVSILTAKGIDIAVAPPTDEGFLFRALSSLFFPILLLVGLFFLLRRAQSGPGSQAMNFGKSKARVQMEPQTQVTFGDVAGIDQAKLELNEVVDFLKNSDRFTEIGAKIPKGVLLVGPPGTGKTLLARAVAGEAGVPFFSISGSEFVEMFVGVGASRVRDLFEQAKANAPCIVFIDEIDAVGRQRGAGLGGGNDEREQTLNQLLTEMDGFEGNTGIIIIAATNRPDVLDSALLRPGRFDRQVVVDRPDYSGRLEILNVHARGKTLAKDVDLEKIARRTPGFTGADLSNLLNEAAILAARRNLTEISMDEVNDAIDRVLAGPEKKDRVMSEKRKTLVAYHEAGHALVGALMPDYDPVQKISIIPRGRAGGLTWFTPSEDRMDSGLYSRSYLQNQMAVALGGRIAEEIIFGEEEVTTGASNDLQQVARVARQMVMRFGMSDRLGPVALGRQQGSMFLGRDIMAERDFSEETAAAIDDEVRGLVEQAYRRSKEVLLNNKHVLDKLAQMLVEKETVDSEELQELLANNDVRMAAIA; this is encoded by the coding sequence GATCGAGAGAGTCATTCTCAGCGGCGATCGCACTAAAGCGCAGTTCACAGATCCAGATAGGCCAAGCGACAGTAAAGTTGTCGTTAACCTGCCTAACGATCCAGAACTGGTCAGTATCCTGACAGCCAAAGGCATAGACATTGCCGTTGCACCGCCGACCGACGAAGGTTTCTTGTTCAGAGCCTTGAGCAGTCTATTTTTCCCAATTCTGCTGTTAGTCGGCTTGTTCTTCTTGCTGCGACGCGCTCAGAGCGGCCCAGGCAGCCAAGCGATGAATTTTGGCAAGTCGAAAGCCAGAGTGCAAATGGAGCCGCAAACGCAGGTGACATTTGGCGATGTGGCTGGCATTGACCAAGCCAAACTGGAACTCAATGAAGTTGTGGACTTTTTGAAGAACAGCGATCGCTTCACGGAAATTGGAGCCAAAATTCCCAAAGGCGTGCTGCTAGTTGGCCCTCCGGGAACTGGTAAAACCCTGCTAGCGCGTGCTGTAGCTGGCGAAGCTGGCGTGCCATTCTTCTCCATCTCAGGTTCCGAATTCGTCGAAATGTTCGTGGGTGTCGGTGCATCCCGCGTGCGCGACTTGTTTGAACAAGCAAAAGCTAATGCGCCTTGTATCGTATTTATCGATGAAATTGACGCCGTTGGTCGTCAGCGCGGTGCAGGCTTAGGTGGTGGTAACGATGAGCGGGAGCAAACCCTAAACCAGTTGCTAACCGAGATGGATGGTTTTGAAGGCAACACGGGCATCATTATTATTGCCGCAACCAACCGTCCAGACGTTTTGGATTCTGCCTTGCTCCGTCCGGGTCGCTTTGACCGCCAAGTTGTCGTGGATCGTCCCGACTATAGCGGTCGTCTTGAGATTCTTAACGTCCACGCGAGGGGTAAAACACTGGCGAAAGATGTGGATCTAGAGAAGATTGCCCGTCGTACTCCTGGCTTCACTGGTGCTGACCTTTCAAACTTGCTCAACGAAGCAGCAATTTTGGCTGCACGTCGCAACTTGACAGAAATCTCAATGGATGAAGTCAACGATGCGATCGATCGCGTCCTGGCTGGCCCAGAGAAGAAGGATCGCGTGATGAGCGAGAAGCGCAAGACGCTGGTAGCTTATCACGAAGCTGGACACGCCTTGGTTGGTGCGTTGATGCCAGATTATGACCCAGTGCAGAAGATCAGCATCATTCCTCGCGGTCGCGCTGGTGGTTTAACTTGGTTTACTCCAAGCGAAGACCGGATGGATTCTGGACTGTACAGCCGCTCTTATTTGCAAAATCAGATGGCAGTGGCTTTAGGCGGTCGGATTGCTGAAGAGATCATCTTCGGTGAGGAAGAGGTAACAACTGGTGCTTCTAACGACTTGCAACAGGTGGCGCGTGTGGCGCGTCAGATGGTGATGCGGTTTGGTATGAGCGATCGCCTCGGCCCCGTTGCGCTAGGTCGTCAGCAAGGTAGTATGTTCCTCGGTCGCGATATCATGGCGGAGCGCGATTTCTCGGAAGAAACTGCTGCTGCAATTGATGATGAAGTTCGCGGCTTAGTTGAGCAAGCTTATCGCCGTTCTAAAGAAGTGCTGTTGAATAACAAGCACGTCTTGGACAAATTAGCTCAAATGCTTGTTGAGAAAGAGACAGTTGACTCTGAAGAACTGCAAGAATTGCTAGCCAATAATGATGTAAGAATGGCAGCGATAGCTTAA